The Rathayibacter caricis DSM 15933 genomic sequence GAAGGAGGGAGCACGCGTCGCGGACGCGCTCGCGGCGGCCGGAGGGCTGACCGAGGAGGCGGAGAGCTACGCGGTGAACCTCGCACGACGGATCGTCGACGGGGAGCAGCTGATCGTGCCCGAGGTCGGTGCGGCCCCCGCGCCGGGAGCGGTTCCCGGCGCCGTCGCCGGCTCGGGCCCGATCAGCCTCAGCACGGCGACGGCCGCCCAGCTCGAGGAGCTGCCCGAGGTGGGTCCGGCGACCGCGTCGAAGATCATCGCCTACCGCGAGGCGAACGGTCCCTTCGCGTCCGTCGATCAACTGCTCGAAGTCCCCGGGATCGGCGAGAAGACGCTCGAGGGCTTCCGCGACCAGGTGGCGCCGTGAGGGCGGCGGATCTGCGGCTGCTCCCGGTGGCCGTGCTGACCTGGACGGCGGCCGCGCTCAGCGGACTGCTGCCGGTCTCGATCGTGCTCAAGGCCGGCCCGGGGATCCTGCTCGCGGCCTGGGCCGCCGTCGCCCTCCTCCTCGTGCTCCTCGTCCTCCTCGCGGGTCGGCGGACGCTCCTCGCCGTCCTCGCGGTCCCGGCGGCGGGAGCGGCCCTCGCGATCACCGCGGTCGTCCTCTCGGCACCGGGTGCGCATCCGGAGCCGCTCGTCGAGGCTGCCGAACGGCGCACCCGGATCGCGCTCGAGATCCGGGTCGAGACCGCGGCGCGCCCGCTCGCGACGGGCGGCGTCTGGTTCGACGCCGTCGCGCTCTCGATCGACGCCGAGGAGATCGCCGCGCCCGTGAGGGTCTTCCTGGCGGAGCCGGGAGGGCGCGTCCCGGTCGGCTCCGAGCTCCTGCTGGAGGCACGGGCCGACGGCGGACCCCGGGACCCCGTGGGGGAGCGCACGCTCGTCACGGCGTCCGGGATCCTCGACCGGAGCGCGCCGACGGGGATCGCCGCCGTCGCGGAAGTGCTGCGCTCGAGCTTCCTCGAGCGCACGGCCGTCCTCGGCGGTGACGTGGCGGGTCTGCTGCCCGGTCTCGCGACGGGCGACACGACCGCGCTCACCGCCGACCTCGAGGAGGACATGCGGACGGCCTCCCTCACCCACCTGACCGCGGTCTCCGGCGCGAACTGCGCGGTCGTGGTCGTCGCCGGCTGGCTGCTGGCGTCGCTGCTCGGCGTGAACCGGCTCCTCCGCACCCTCAGCGCCCTGCTCGCCCTCGCCGCCTTCGTCGTCCTCGTCACCCCCGAGCCGAGCGTCGTCCGGGCGGCGACGATGGCGACCGTCGTGCTGCTGGCCCGTCTGGGGAGGCGGTCGGGAGCCGCGGTGCCGGCGCTGCTGGCGAGCGTCGTCCTGCTCGTGATCGCCGATCCGGCCATCGCGGGGAAGCTCGGCTTCGTGCTGTCGGTGCTGGCCACGGCCGGTCTGCTGCTGCTCGCGGAGCCGATCGCGCGCCGACTCGGCGAGGTGCTGCCCCGGCCCCTCGCACTCGTGCTCGCCGTGCCGACGGCCGCCCAGCTCGCCTGCCAGCCCGTCGTGCTGCTGGTGGATCCCACCGTCCCCGTCTACGGAGTCCTGGCGAACCTGCTCGCCGAACCGGCGGCTCCTCTCGCGACGGGGCTCGGACTGATCGGGTGCCTGCTGGCGCCGTGGTGGCCGTGGGGGGCCGATGCGGCCATCCGCTTCGCCGCGGTGCCGACCTGGTGGATCGCGTCGATCGCCCGCGCGGTGTCGAGCTGGCCGATGCCCCGGCTCGCCTGGTGGCCCGGGCTCGCCGGGGTGCTCGCCCTCACCGTGCTGACCGTCCTCGCGCTGCTCCTGCTGACGCGGACGCGTCGCCTCGCAGTGCTGCGCCGCACGGTCGCGGCTGTGCTCGCCGCCCTGCTCGCGGGCACGGCGGCGACCGGAGTGGCTACGCCGCTGCTGCGCTCCGGTTCCGTTCCCCAGGACTGGCGGGTCGCGATGTGCGATGTGGGCCAGGGCGACGCGATCCTCCTCCGGGGCGACGGGGGAGTGCTGCTGGTCGACACGGGGCCGCTGCCGGAGCGTCTCGACGCCTGCCTGTCCCTGCTCGGGGTCGACCGGATCTCGATGCTCGTGCTGACGCACTACGACCTCGACCACGTCGGCGGGCTCGAGGCCGCGGCTCACCGGGTCGACTCCGCGCTCGTCGGTCCCTCCGCCGAGATCGGCGACGAGCGCGACCGGAGCGTCCTCCGCGACGCGGGGGCGGAGGTGCGCGAGACGGAGCAGGGCGAGGAGGGCGCCCTGGGGTCGCTCCGCTGGCGGGTCCTCTGGCCCGAGCGGGGCAGCTCCCTGCGGGGGAACGCGGCCAGCGTGACCCTGCGCGTCGACATCGGCCCCGATTCGGTCGGCGGGCCCCTGTCGATCGCCCTGCTGGGCGACCTGGGTGCGGAGGAGCAGGGGCGCCTCGCGCGGCTTCCGATCGGACCGGTCGACGTGGTCAAGGTCGCGCACCACGGCTCGGCGGATCAGGCGCCCGCCCTCTTTGACGCACTCGACGCCGGTGCCGGTCTCGTCTCCGTCGGCGCCGACAACGACTACGGGCATCCGGCGCCCTCGCTGCTGTCCCTCCTTGCCGGGCGCGGGGTCGAGGCGCTGAGGTCGGACGTCGAGGGTACGGTCGTCCTGGCTTCGCGCAGCGACGGGATAGCGGTGTGGGCGAGCGGTCCGACGGCCGTCCCCGCCGCCTCGGGCGGGCACGGGCAGACCGTAGGGTGGAGGGCGCTCGATCGGGCGGGCGACGGAAGGACGACGGCATGGCAGGCAGAGCCCCCGCGCGCGCGAAGGCGGCGCCCTCGAAGGCGGCGATCCCGCAGCTCGCCTGGAACGAGACGAGGCCCGCCCCCGTCGTCCTGATCACCGGACCCGAGCAGTTCCTCGCCGATCGCGCGCTGCGCTTCCTCCGCGACTTCCTCCGCGCCGAGGATCCGAGCCTCGAGGTCAGCGACATCGACGCCGGAGGCTACGCTCCCGGTGAGCTCCTGACGCTCGCGAGCCCCTCCCTGTTCGACGAGCCGCGTCTGCTGCGCGTCTCGAACGTCGAGAAGTGCACCGACGCCTTCCTGATCGAGGCGGTGGAGTACCTGTCGTCGCCCGCAGACGGAGCGACCGTGGTGCTGCGGCACGGCGGCGGCAACCGCGGCAAGAAGCTGCTCGACGCGATCCGCTCGGGCGCGGGCGGCGGCATCGAGATCGTCTGCGCCGAGCTCAAGCGCGAGAGCGACAAGGTCGACTTCGCCGTCGCCGAGTTCCGCTCCGCTGGCCGCACGGCGACGACCGGCGCGGTCCGAGCCCTCGTGTCGGCCTTCTCGGACGACCTCGACGAGCTCGCCTCCGCATGTCAGCAGCTGATCTCGGACGCCTCGGGCGAGATCACCGAGGCCACCGTCGCCCAGTACTACGGCGGCCGCGTCGAGACCACCGCGTTCACCGTCGCCGACGCCGCGATCGCGGGGCGGCACGGAGAGGCGCTGCTGGGCCTGCGCCACGCGCTGGCGTCCGGAGCGGACCCCGTGCCGATCGTCGCCGCCTTCGCGAGCAAGCTCCGCACCATGGCGAAGGTCGCCGGCTCCCGCGAGGGTTCCGGCCAGATCGCCTCGCGTCTCGGCCTCGCCCCCTGGCAGGTCGACCGCGCCCGCCGCGACCTGCAGGGCTGGACCGGCGACGGACTGGGCACCGCCATCGAGACCGTCGCCGACGCCGACGCGAACGTCAAGGGCGGCGGCCGCGACCCCGTCTACGCCCTCGAGCGCATGGTCTCCGTCATCTCCGCCCGCGGCCTGCACAACTGACGGGGGGTCTCGGTACGCCCCCGCGGGGCTACTCGACCACCGGATCCGGTGGCGGAGGCCCGGCGAGGCGCTGCTCCGTCCCACCCTCCCTCGCTGATCGAGTAGTCCGCGCAGCGGACGTATCGAGATCCCCGTCCTCCCGGAGTCGCCGGGTCTCGGTACGCCCCTGCGGGACTACTCGACCACCGGGTACGGCGGCGGAGGCCCGGCGAGGCGCTGCTCCGTCTCCCCTCTTCTGCTGATCGAGTAGTCCGCGCAGCGGACGTCTCGAGATCCCCGTCCTCCAGGACTCGTCGGGTCTCGAGACGCGCCTCCGGCGCCACCCGAAGGGCGGTCGCATCGTCCATCGAGCGCACCCCTCGACTTCCGAATCACCCCACGCCCCCGCAGGCGTACCCGACCCGCGCAGCGGGAGCCCTCCTCAACCAGCCTGCGCCCCCGCAGCGTCACCCTCGATCCGCGTGCGAGCGGATCGAGGTACGCGGAACGCAGGACGCTCCTCCCACCGCAACCACCCCGGGAAGCCGACCGCGCGACGAGCGACGAGGAACGAGGAGCTCGTCGACCGCGAAGCTGCAACGACGAAGGGTCCGGCCATCGGCCGGACCCTTCGTCGTTGCAGCGGAGCGCAGCGTTACAGCGCCGCGACCTGCTTCGCGATGGCCGACTTGCGGTTCGCGGCCTGGTTCTTGTGGATGACGCCCTTGCTGGCGGCCTTGTCGAGCTTCTTGGCGGCGAACGCGAGGGCGGTCGCGGCCTGGGCGGCGTCGCCGGAGGCGATGGCGGTGTGCACCGAGCGGACGGCGGTCTTGAGCTGGCTCTTGACGGCCTTGTTGCGCTCGTTCGCCTTCTTGTTGGTGAGGTTGCGCTTGATCTGCGACTTGATGTTTGCCACGTGGATTACCTTTTCTCGAATGTGCGTGTGTGCAGCCGGCTACTCGTCGGAGTGCCCCTTCCGGGCGGCGCGGGCCGTCCCGGTGCGACTGGAGGTCGCCGGCTTCTGATCACTCCACACACGTGCCGGTGGTGGAGCGCAAGCCAACAAGGAACTTTAGCGCACCCGTCCTCCCGCTTCAACCGCGCCCCGCCGCGGAGAAGCGGGCAGGGGCGCGGTCGGGCGATACGGTGATCAGTGATGCCACGTCTCGCCGATCACATCCCCGCGGTGCCGCCGTCCGGCATCCGCCGCCTCTTCGAGATCGCCCTCCGCCTCGAGGGCGTCACGTTCCTGTGCGTCGGCGAGCCCGACGTGCCGACTGCGCCGCACATCATCGAGGCCGCTCGTGCCGCGTGGGCGGCCGACGACACGGATTACGGACCCAACGGAGGCATCCCCGAGCTGCGGCGCGCGATCGTCGACAAGCTCGCCCGCGACAACGGCATCCGGGCGGACGTCGAGCAGGTCTGGCTGACCGTCGGCGCCACGCAGGCGCTCTACCAGGCGATGACGTTGACGCTGCGCGCGGGCGACGAGGTCCTCGTCCCGGATCCGGGCTACACCACGTTCACCATGAACGCGCGGATGATCGAGGCCGTCCCGGTGCCGTACACGCTCCGTCCCGAGAACGGCTTCCTCCCCGATCTCGACGAGCTCGAGCGCATCGTCACCGATCGCACCCGCGTGATCATCGTGAACAGCCCGTCGAATCCGCTCGGAGTCGTGCTCCCGCGCCCGCTGCTCGAGCGCCTCCTCGACTTCGCCCGGCGGCACGACCTGTGGATCATCAGCGACGAGGTCTACGAGTACTTCACCTACGGCCGCCCGCACACGAGCCTCGCGAGCATCGCGCAGGAGCTGGGCCACGACGACGACCGCGTCTTCAGCGTCTTCTCGTTCTCGAAGTCGTACGCGATGACCGGCGTGCGCGTCGGCTACCTCGTCACCCCGCCCGGGATGACCTCGACGATGGTCACCGTGCAGGAGGCGGCGATCAGCTGCGTCGCCTCTCCCGATCAGCGCGCGGCCCTCGCCGCTCTGACCGGTCCGCAGGAGGCGGTGGCGGAGGCCTCCGCGCACTACCTCGCGAACCTGCGGCTCGCCACGGCGATCCTCGACGAGCGCGGTATCCGCTTCCGCGAGCCCGAGGGCGCCTTCTACCTCTGGATCGACATGTCGCACGCGACCGGCGGCGACGTCGCCTCGTGGGTCGAGGCGTTCCTCCTCGAGACGCTCGTCGCCGTCGCTCCGGGCAGCGCCTTCGGTCGCACGGGCGAGGGCTGGATCCGGGTCTGCCTCGCGGCGGATCCGGCCGACATCGAGCACGGCCTGCGCACGCTGCCTGCTCCGGTCCGACCGTGAGTGCGGACGGGATCCTCGTGCGCCGCATGCGCGAGGACGAGCACGCGGCGGTGTCGCGACTCCGCCTCGCCGCGTACGCCCACGACTACGCACTGGGAGAGGAGTACGCGGCCGACGTCGCGGACGTCGCTCGGCACGATCGCGAGGGCGAGGTCTGGGTCGCCGAGGACCGCGACGGCCGGATCCTCGCGACCGTCACCACGGCGGCTCCCGGATCGAACCTCTACTCCCTGGGCCGCCCCGGCGAGCTCGACTGGCGGCTGCTCGCGGTCGCCCCGGAGGCGCGCGGGCGCGGCCTCGGGCGCCTGCTCACCGAGTTCGTGGTGATGCTCGCGAGCGAGCGCGGCCTCGAGCGCGTCGTCATGAACAGCGGGACCGACATGGTCGCCGCGCACGCGCTCTACGAGAGCATGGGCTTCGTCCGCCTGGCCGAGCGCGAGAACCCGCCGGGCGTCGAGCCGACGCGCACCTACGGCCTCGACCTGTAGACCACCGAGGGAGCCCGTCACGGCGCCCGCCCGCCGCCGCACCCCGGCCGTGGGACAATGGCCCCACGATGTCTCCACGTGCACACCTCGGGCTCGAGCCCGCCGCGACCGATCCGGCGTCCATCCGCAACTTCTGCATCATCGCCCACATCGATCACGGCAAGTCCACCCTCGCCGATCGCATGCTCGGCATCACGGGCGTGGTCGAGGACCGTGCCATGCGCGCGCAGTACCTCGATCGGATGGACATCGAGCGCGAGCGCGGCATCACCATCAAGTCGCAGGCCGTGCGCATGCCGTGGGAGCACGAGGGCCGGACCTTCGCCCTCAACATGATCGACACCCCCGGGCACGTCGACTTCTCGTACGAGGTGAGCCGCTCGCTGGCCGCCTGCGAGGGCGCGATCCTCCTGGTCGACGCTGCGCAGGGCATCGAGGCGCAGACCCTCGCGAACCTCTACCTCGCGCTCGAGAACGACCTCACGATCATCCCGGTCCTGAACAAGATCGACCTCCCCGCCGCCGACCCGGACAAGTACGCGAAGGAGCTCGCGAGCCTCATCGGCGGCGACCCCGACGACGTGCTGCGCGTGTCGGGCAAGACCGGCATGGGCGTCGAGGCCCTCCTCGACCGCGTCACGCAGCTCATCCCGCCGCCCGTCGGCGACGCCGACGCCCCCGCGCGCGCCATGATCTTCGACTCGGTCTACGACGCCTACCGCGGAGTCGTCACCTACGTCCGCATGATCGACGGCAAGCTCTCGCCGCGCGAGAAGATCCAGATGATGTCGACCCGGGCGACGCACGAGATCCTCGAGATCGGCGTCTCCAGCCCCGAGCCGGTCGCCACGAAGGGCCTCGCGGTCGGCGAGGTGGGGTACCTGATCACCGGAGTGAAGGACGTCCGCCAGTCGAAGGTCGGCGACACGGTCACGACCGCGGCCAAGCCCGCGACTCAGGCGCTGCCCGGTTACACCGAGCCGCTCCCCATGGTCTTCTCGGGCCTCTACCCGATCGACGGCAGCGACTACCCCGATCTCCGCGAGGCGCTCGACAAGCTCAAGCTGTCGGACGCGGCGCTCGTCTACGAGCCCGAGACCTCCGTCGCGCTGGGCTTCGGCTTCCGCTGCGGTTTCCTGGGACTGCTGCACCTCGAGATCGTGACCGAGCGCCTCGACCGCGAGTTCGGCCTCGACCTCATCACCACGGCGCCCTCCGTCATCTACGAGGTGACCACGGAGGACAAGAAGACCGTCACCGTGACGAACCCGAGCGAGTTCCCCGGCGGCAAGATCGCCTCGGTCACCGAGCCGATCGTCAAGGCCGCGATCCTCGCGCCGAAGGACTACGTCGGCACGATCATGGAGCTGTGCCAGAGCCGGCGCGGCACCCTGATCGGCATGGAGTACCTCGGCGAGGACCGGGTCGAGATCCGG encodes the following:
- a CDS encoding ComEA family DNA-binding protein, which encodes MQTSDGTDDLALLLRPRRSRARWRMGMGAAVVLVLAAAVIAVLLAGAQASGRSRVLPVASSAGTAPPSEAATTGPPTLYVHVAGEVVAPGLYLMKEGARVADALAAAGGLTEEAESYAVNLARRIVDGEQLIVPEVGAAPAPGAVPGAVAGSGPISLSTATAAQLEELPEVGPATASKIIAYREANGPFASVDQLLEVPGIGEKTLEGFRDQVAP
- a CDS encoding ComEC/Rec2 family competence protein; this translates as MRAADLRLLPVAVLTWTAAALSGLLPVSIVLKAGPGILLAAWAAVALLLVLLVLLAGRRTLLAVLAVPAAGAALAITAVVLSAPGAHPEPLVEAAERRTRIALEIRVETAARPLATGGVWFDAVALSIDAEEIAAPVRVFLAEPGGRVPVGSELLLEARADGGPRDPVGERTLVTASGILDRSAPTGIAAVAEVLRSSFLERTAVLGGDVAGLLPGLATGDTTALTADLEEDMRTASLTHLTAVSGANCAVVVVAGWLLASLLGVNRLLRTLSALLALAAFVVLVTPEPSVVRAATMATVVLLARLGRRSGAAVPALLASVVLLVIADPAIAGKLGFVLSVLATAGLLLLAEPIARRLGEVLPRPLALVLAVPTAAQLACQPVVLLVDPTVPVYGVLANLLAEPAAPLATGLGLIGCLLAPWWPWGADAAIRFAAVPTWWIASIARAVSSWPMPRLAWWPGLAGVLALTVLTVLALLLLTRTRRLAVLRRTVAAVLAALLAGTAATGVATPLLRSGSVPQDWRVAMCDVGQGDAILLRGDGGVLLVDTGPLPERLDACLSLLGVDRISMLVLTHYDLDHVGGLEAAAHRVDSALVGPSAEIGDERDRSVLRDAGAEVRETEQGEEGALGSLRWRVLWPERGSSLRGNAASVTLRVDIGPDSVGGPLSIALLGDLGAEEQGRLARLPIGPVDVVKVAHHGSADQAPALFDALDAGAGLVSVGADNDYGHPAPSLLSLLAGRGVEALRSDVEGTVVLASRSDGIAVWASGPTAVPAASGGHGQTVGWRALDRAGDGRTTAWQAEPPRARRRRPRRRRSRSSPGTRRGPPPSS
- the holA gene encoding DNA polymerase III subunit delta, which encodes MAGRAPARAKAAPSKAAIPQLAWNETRPAPVVLITGPEQFLADRALRFLRDFLRAEDPSLEVSDIDAGGYAPGELLTLASPSLFDEPRLLRVSNVEKCTDAFLIEAVEYLSSPADGATVVLRHGGGNRGKKLLDAIRSGAGGGIEIVCAELKRESDKVDFAVAEFRSAGRTATTGAVRALVSAFSDDLDELASACQQLISDASGEITEATVAQYYGGRVETTAFTVADAAIAGRHGEALLGLRHALASGADPVPIVAAFASKLRTMAKVAGSREGSGQIASRLGLAPWQVDRARRDLQGWTGDGLGTAIETVADADANVKGGGRDPVYALERMVSVISARGLHN
- the rpsT gene encoding 30S ribosomal protein S20; its protein translation is MANIKSQIKRNLTNKKANERNKAVKSQLKTAVRSVHTAIASGDAAQAATALAFAAKKLDKAASKGVIHKNQAANRKSAIAKQVAAL
- a CDS encoding pyridoxal phosphate-dependent aminotransferase, with protein sequence MPRLADHIPAVPPSGIRRLFEIALRLEGVTFLCVGEPDVPTAPHIIEAARAAWAADDTDYGPNGGIPELRRAIVDKLARDNGIRADVEQVWLTVGATQALYQAMTLTLRAGDEVLVPDPGYTTFTMNARMIEAVPVPYTLRPENGFLPDLDELERIVTDRTRVIIVNSPSNPLGVVLPRPLLERLLDFARRHDLWIISDEVYEYFTYGRPHTSLASIAQELGHDDDRVFSVFSFSKSYAMTGVRVGYLVTPPGMTSTMVTVQEAAISCVASPDQRAALAALTGPQEAVAEASAHYLANLRLATAILDERGIRFREPEGAFYLWIDMSHATGGDVASWVEAFLLETLVAVAPGSAFGRTGEGWIRVCLAADPADIEHGLRTLPAPVRP
- a CDS encoding GNAT family N-acetyltransferase: MSADGILVRRMREDEHAAVSRLRLAAYAHDYALGEEYAADVADVARHDREGEVWVAEDRDGRILATVTTAAPGSNLYSLGRPGELDWRLLAVAPEARGRGLGRLLTEFVVMLASERGLERVVMNSGTDMVAAHALYESMGFVRLAERENPPGVEPTRTYGLDL
- the lepA gene encoding translation elongation factor 4, yielding MSPRAHLGLEPAATDPASIRNFCIIAHIDHGKSTLADRMLGITGVVEDRAMRAQYLDRMDIERERGITIKSQAVRMPWEHEGRTFALNMIDTPGHVDFSYEVSRSLAACEGAILLVDAAQGIEAQTLANLYLALENDLTIIPVLNKIDLPAADPDKYAKELASLIGGDPDDVLRVSGKTGMGVEALLDRVTQLIPPPVGDADAPARAMIFDSVYDAYRGVVTYVRMIDGKLSPREKIQMMSTRATHEILEIGVSSPEPVATKGLAVGEVGYLITGVKDVRQSKVGDTVTTAAKPATQALPGYTEPLPMVFSGLYPIDGSDYPDLREALDKLKLSDAALVYEPETSVALGFGFRCGFLGLLHLEIVTERLDREFGLDLITTAPSVIYEVTTEDKKTVTVTNPSEFPGGKIASVTEPIVKAAILAPKDYVGTIMELCQSRRGTLIGMEYLGEDRVEIRYHMPLGEIVFDFFDNLKSKTAGYASLDYEPAGDQEADLVKVDILLQGEQVDAFSAIVHREKAYAYGVLMTGRLRKLIPRQQFEVPIQAAIGARIIARESISAMRKDVLAKCYGGDITRKRKLLEKQKEGKKRMKMVGRVEVPQEAFIAALSGDVETKDKK